The Nitrososphaerales archaeon genomic interval CTGGTCATCCGGTGCAATTTATCATGTTACGCACATTTGCGCGAAATACTTTCCATTTTAGACGGCATACTTGTTCCATTAAACACGTCTGGTACGCTGAAGGCTCTTGGATCGAGAATGGATGTCATAAAGAAAAAGTTGAAGGGAACAGATATTAATGTAAAAGGGGAAAGTTAAGCTTGGGATGAGGTGAATTACGAGCCGCTCCAGACCGAGCTTAAAGCAATGAAGACCTCGCGACGAACCGACCCAAATTTTTAAGGTGAGACTTAAATTAGACATTTTTTTTGTTAGCCACGTGGAAGCTGATTACGATATAATAGTTGCGGGCGCGGGAATTGCTGGAATGATTGCAGCCACCTCAGCCTCGATATTCTCAAAACAAAACCTAAGTGTCCTAGTTGTAGATAGAAACTCTCAACCCGAGGCAGGAAAGAAAACTATCAACGGCTGGGTTTGTGGTGATGCTGTAGGAAAGAACAGCGTAGACTACATGTCGCAGCGTATAGGTATCACATGGGGGAAACCGGAGATAGAACACCCTGTTAAAGGAGTTGTTGCCTATTCACCAGATCATGAAACACCAATCTATTTTGATGGCGACGGTTACATTTTGAACAGAAGGTTACTGCCCCAAAAGCAGTTAAAGGATGCAGAAAAGGTTGGTATAGAATTCAAGTGGAACGTGGCTTTGCGTGGTCTATATGCAGACGATGGTTTCGTGAGGGGTGTAATTGGAACCGATCTTAAGGATAATTCTGTTATTAAGAAAACAGCTAAACTTGTTATTGACTGTGCAGGCGTTACTTCAGTTTTAAGACAGAATCTCCCAATCAAGAGCTATATACAGAGAATGATTAACAGGGACGATCTAGAGGCCACTGGCAGATACATACTTGAGTTTGAGAACGGCACCGATGATAAAACATACTTTGACCCCGATTATGCTCTTATACATTTGGATCAGATAATAGCACCTGGAGGATACGCATGGGTATTTCCGAAGGGCAAGAGTAAGGCCAACATAGGTCTAGGAGTTCAACAGAAAAGTTTGGAGTTAAGGAATAGAACGCTTTCACGTAAGGAGGATCTGAAGAGCCTGATAGACAACTATGTAAAGGCTAATCCCGTA includes:
- a CDS encoding NAD(P)/FAD-dependent oxidoreductase, with product MEADYDIIVAGAGIAGMIAATSASIFSKQNLSVLVVDRNSQPEAGKKTINGWVCGDAVGKNSVDYMSQRIGITWGKPEIEHPVKGVVAYSPDHETPIYFDGDGYILNRRLLPQKQLKDAEKVGIEFKWNVALRGLYADDGFVRGVIGTDLKDNSVIKKTAKLVIDCAGVTSVLRQNLPIKSYIQRMINRDDLEATGRYILEFENGTDDKTYFDPDYALIHLDQIIAPGGYAWVFPKGKSKANIGLGVQQKSLELRNRTLSRKEDLKSLIDNYVKANPVIKNPRIADGKIDEGNGWGTWQVSVRRQNDCLVANGYMLVGDAAWMPKPLDAGGIGPAIIAATIAGKDAVVALESNDVSEKGLWNYNVDFVNDYGYKTAGLEVFRRFLQTLTNDQINYGMKYFLSKLDIEKISHGEHPEFGTIEKVGMIIRGALNKKTAEGLKYTANKNRVLVDHYRKYPKTPDAFPEWHKTLMKELDEAYEKFEITPSIYAQ